The following are encoded in a window of Pseudofrancisella aestuarii genomic DNA:
- the tssC gene encoding type VI secretion system contractile sheath large subunit: MSDNNVSLTEELLSNFGSSGEVSTVLQNIDFNVSDDASKVLSLSENYNARNLMALSLVLANNQDINNYNQKYVQKVISVIDKLIDLQVNAIISNDEFKALEKEWLQVQEVCQGDYDMVEVSILDVKKEELQYDFERNLYDISSSDFFKKVYVSEFDQYGGEPYGAILGLYDFNNSTDDITWLTGMGMVAKNSHAPFVASIDKSFFGVEDLSEITQIKSFETLLEHPKYKEWNDFRNLDVAAYIGLTVGDFMLRQPYNPENNPVQSKLMKGFNEFVDYQDNNSYLWGPSSIHVVKNMMRSYDKTRWFQFIRGVESGGYVRNLTSCVYDNKGVLETKAPLNVLFADYMELSLANIGLIPFVGEKGTSNACFFSINSTKKVEEFVDDFDSANSRLIANLSYTLCISRISHFIKCVIRDKIGSVVGAEEIQGILSDWISEFVTTVYQPTPLEMARYPFRNVSIEVKPIPGKPGWYSCKVNVIPHIQFEGMDTTMTIDTRLEPELFGQAAS, translated from the coding sequence ATGTCAGATAATAATGTAAGCCTTACAGAAGAGCTTTTAAGTAATTTTGGGAGTTCTGGAGAAGTTAGTACAGTTCTCCAAAATATTGATTTTAACGTTTCTGATGATGCTTCAAAAGTACTTTCTTTATCAGAAAACTATAATGCTAGAAACTTAATGGCTCTTTCGCTAGTGTTAGCGAATAATCAAGATATTAATAATTATAATCAAAAGTATGTACAGAAAGTTATATCAGTTATAGATAAACTCATAGACTTACAAGTAAATGCAATCATTTCAAATGATGAATTTAAAGCTTTAGAGAAAGAATGGTTACAGGTTCAAGAAGTATGTCAAGGTGACTATGACATGGTTGAAGTCAGTATCCTTGATGTAAAAAAAGAAGAACTTCAGTATGATTTTGAGAGAAATCTTTATGATATTTCTAGTAGTGATTTCTTCAAGAAAGTTTATGTTTCTGAGTTTGATCAATATGGTGGAGAGCCATATGGTGCTATATTAGGACTTTATGATTTTAATAACTCTACGGATGATATTACATGGTTAACAGGAATGGGAATGGTGGCGAAAAATTCTCATGCACCATTTGTAGCATCAATTGACAAATCTTTCTTTGGAGTTGAAGACCTATCTGAGATAACTCAAATAAAGAGTTTTGAGACTCTTCTGGAGCACCCTAAATATAAAGAATGGAATGACTTTAGGAACCTAGATGTTGCTGCTTATATTGGTTTAACGGTTGGAGATTTTATGCTTCGCCAACCATATAATCCTGAGAATAATCCAGTACAATCAAAGCTTATGAAAGGTTTCAATGAATTTGTTGATTATCAAGACAATAACAGCTATTTGTGGGGACCTTCATCTATACACGTAGTTAAAAACATGATGAGATCATATGATAAAACAAGATGGTTTCAGTTTATAAGAGGTGTTGAAAGTGGAGGGTATGTCAGGAACCTAACTTCTTGTGTTTATGATAATAAAGGCGTTCTAGAAACAAAAGCACCTTTAAATGTTTTATTTGCAGACTATATGGAACTTTCTTTAGCAAATATAGGACTTATTCCATTTGTTGGAGAAAAGGGAACAAGTAATGCTTGCTTTTTTAGCATAAACTCAACTAAGAAGGTTGAGGAATTTGTCGATGATTTTGATTCCGCAAACTCAAGGCTAATAGCAAATCTTTCATACACTCTATGTATATCAAGGATTTCACATTTTATTAAGTGTGTTATTAGGGATAAGATTGGTAGCGTAGTTGGAGCAGAAGAAATCCAGGGAATACTTTCTGATTGGATATCAGAATTTGTAACAACGGTATATCAACCGACGCCACTAGAGATGGCCAGATATCCGTTTAGAAATGTGTCTATAGAAGTTAAGCCTATACCTGGCAAGCCAGGCTGGTATTCATGTAAAGTTAATGTAATTCCTCATATTCAGTTTGAGGGAATGGATACTACAATGACTATAGACACTAGGCTTGAGCCAGAGCTATTTGGTCAAGCTGCATCATAA
- the anmK gene encoding anhydro-N-acetylmuramic acid kinase AnmK produces the protein MNDYKYCIGLMSGTSLDGIDVALCKIRGFSTDTDIKLIDFKTYKYSENVLEDIKDALDISKSNSKLLCSLNFKLGKEYARAVKLMCKEASISLEDVNFIANHGQTIYHQNKDEGNFVKSSLQLGDAATIAYECKTTVVSNFRCGDIAAGGDGAPLVPYVDYLLYRDENKTRALHNIGGIANTTVIPKGGSVNDIIAFDTGPGNMMINRAVEVLFGKPFDEDGNIAAKGKIISAMLEELLGNPYFKRLPPKSTGRELFGIDYTDSILEKYKNNDRYDIVHTLTIFTAETILEAYKNFVESKYKLDEIIFTGGGAYNKFLINYMRNKLLAKVKIFEDIGENSDAKEAVAFAVLGNETLHKIYNNIPSATGAKEKVILGQINF, from the coding sequence ATGAATGATTATAAATATTGTATAGGATTAATGTCTGGAACTTCTTTAGATGGTATAGACGTTGCTTTGTGTAAAATAAGAGGATTTTCAACAGATACTGATATAAAGTTGATAGATTTTAAAACTTATAAGTATTCTGAAAATGTATTAGAAGATATAAAAGATGCTTTAGATATTTCAAAAAGTAATTCAAAGTTGTTGTGTAGTTTAAATTTTAAGCTTGGTAAAGAATATGCTAGAGCTGTAAAGCTAATGTGTAAAGAGGCGAGTATTTCACTTGAGGATGTTAACTTTATAGCAAATCATGGGCAGACGATTTATCATCAAAATAAAGATGAGGGTAATTTTGTAAAATCATCATTACAGTTAGGAGATGCTGCTACTATTGCCTATGAGTGTAAAACTACAGTAGTTTCTAACTTTAGATGTGGAGATATTGCTGCTGGTGGTGATGGTGCACCATTAGTACCTTATGTAGATTATTTACTATATAGAGATGAAAATAAAACTAGAGCTTTACATAATATAGGTGGAATTGCTAATACTACAGTTATTCCCAAAGGTGGCAGTGTCAATGATATTATAGCGTTTGATACCGGTCCTGGTAATATGATGATAAATAGAGCTGTAGAAGTTTTATTCGGAAAACCATTTGATGAAGATGGAAATATAGCAGCAAAAGGTAAGATTATCTCAGCAATGTTAGAAGAGCTTTTAGGAAATCCATATTTTAAAAGATTACCCCCAAAGTCTACAGGTAGAGAGCTTTTTGGGATAGATTACACGGACTCTATTTTAGAAAAATATAAGAATAATGATAGGTATGATATCGTACATACTTTAACTATTTTTACAGCAGAAACAATTTTAGAAGCATATAAAAACTTTGTTGAAAGTAAATATAAACTTGATGAAATAATATTTACTGGAGGAGGGGCTTATAATAAGTTTCTTATAAACTATATGAGAAATAAATTATTAGCAAAGGTCAAAATATTTGAAGATATTGGTGAGAATAGTGATGCTAAAGAAGCTGTAGCTTTTGCTGTGTTAGGTAATGAAACGCTTCATAAAATTTATAATAATATTCCATCAGCAACAGGTGCTAAAGAAAAGGTAATACTTGGACAGATTAATTTTTAA
- the iglJ gene encoding type VI secretion system baseplate protein IglJ codes for MYAEPINLDQLKKVIEKISINNLLHILIYHGIDIKDIKLIPILKNSVPDSTILGISSNRERIYIKINVFKINIFSSLESKYQQYIKNGNTQAINTLEYGIQALLYRYVFGTKSFQYLLQQNVYKKIPPLSTVNGIINSLYKLFAEDFCTIISYEKKFINIKREVATVGPGNIGSIFLGGFIPSFVYLIKVNIIFLNQNSKNKNILNIEATIKNFHKNIKNDFIDIILVASIEMPKEDIIYLGDYNLRS; via the coding sequence ATGTACGCAGAGCCTATAAATTTAGATCAATTAAAAAAAGTTATAGAAAAAATTTCTATAAATAACTTATTGCATATACTTATTTATCATGGAATTGATATAAAAGATATAAAACTGATTCCTATATTAAAAAATAGTGTACCAGATTCTACCATATTAGGGATCTCATCAAATCGTGAAAGAATATATATAAAAATAAATGTATTTAAAATAAATATATTTTCTTCATTGGAAAGTAAATATCAACAATATATAAAAAATGGAAATACACAAGCTATAAATACTTTAGAATATGGTATACAAGCTTTACTTTATAGGTATGTTTTTGGTACTAAAAGCTTTCAATATCTTTTACAACAAAATGTATACAAAAAGATACCTCCTCTCTCTACAGTAAATGGCATTATAAATAGCTTATATAAACTATTTGCTGAAGACTTCTGCACTATTATTAGCTATGAAAAGAAATTTATTAATATTAAAAGAGAAGTTGCTACAGTAGGGCCAGGTAATATAGGTAGTATTTTCTTAGGTGGCTTTATACCCTCATTTGTTTACTTGATAAAAGTAAATATTATTTTCCTTAATCAGAATAGTAAAAATAAAAACATTTTGAACATAGAAGCAACAATAAAGAACTTTCATAAAAATATAAAGAATGATTTCATAGATATAATCCTTGTAGCTTCAATAGAGATGCCTAAAGAAGATATAATTTATCTTGGAGATTATAACTTAAGAAGCTAA
- the tssB gene encoding type VI secretion system contractile sheath small subunit, translating to MAKNKIPNSRLMINYETNVDGVLKKKELPYRVLVVGDLSKGRSDDAKKELADREVRRIKNGVDRTLEDMKVSFDFEVPNFVSKQPSNLKVNYTLQGLKDFKPDAVAKKVPEIKALLEMKEILTSFAKDIDNNRNLKRVIDNVFSNKEELDALKKKIPALANYSIKDSEDKEIGSIEKEDK from the coding sequence ATGGCTAAAAATAAAATTCCTAATTCTAGGTTAATGATCAATTATGAAACTAATGTTGATGGGGTTCTGAAGAAAAAAGAGCTTCCGTACAGAGTATTGGTAGTTGGTGACTTGTCAAAAGGAAGATCTGATGATGCTAAAAAGGAATTAGCAGATAGAGAAGTAAGAAGAATCAAGAACGGAGTAGATAGAACTCTTGAGGATATGAAAGTTTCTTTTGACTTTGAGGTTCCTAATTTTGTATCTAAGCAGCCGAGTAATTTAAAAGTTAATTATACATTACAAGGACTTAAAGATTTTAAGCCTGATGCTGTGGCAAAAAAAGTTCCAGAAATTAAAGCTTTGCTAGAAATGAAAGAAATCTTGACTTCATTTGCTAAAGATATAGATAACAATAGAAATTTAAAAAGAGTTATAGATAATGTTTTTTCTAATAAGGAAGAACTAGATGCTTTAAAAAAGAAAATTCCAGCATTAGCAAATTATTCTATAAAGGATTCTGAAGATAAGGAGATCGGAAGTATAGAAAAAGAAGATAAATAA
- the tssK gene encoding type VI secretion system baseplate subunit TssK: protein MFLERLYWEDGLRLDSKVLDKSDTTLAEKAAYANFLPSNLRQGIVSFDLDMESLSSGLILVKELKLYIEDKSLVLFDKTYPLSVQVKDEELAAAIPLFLNISEKVKEKEGNKYITNHLSLSVERDYNVKYSIQIALFKSNNGQLEAVDYDFPLLTLDHYLMDNLFLNMNRLVAELKAFNKFVFSISRPYASIYLSFLITRLDRELRFSEKNRINVNPLHIFNIIHDIYSLMQVSTDDGAENIQHIIYDFYKPISKFRLLIEKLFDICKHKKISNFVQFHLQGQKYICEDFPDEFFVAKRHYFVIKRKHDAPNNARFDNKNVIRITSISRNKSIVTLSLSGLKLEEVDTSMTNFAISLNNLDTLYEIKKGSEWDFVLADRSAVFSAFPESQNFEFFIAFT from the coding sequence ATGTTTCTAGAAAGATTGTATTGGGAAGACGGCCTAAGATTAGATAGTAAAGTTTTAGATAAATCTGATACTACACTAGCTGAGAAGGCTGCATATGCAAATTTTCTCCCATCTAATCTTCGTCAGGGTATAGTTAGCTTCGATTTAGATATGGAGAGCCTAAGTTCTGGGCTAATTCTTGTTAAAGAGCTAAAGCTTTACATAGAGGATAAAAGCTTAGTTTTATTTGATAAAACATATCCTTTATCTGTTCAAGTTAAAGATGAGGAGTTAGCTGCCGCAATTCCTCTTTTTTTAAATATTAGTGAAAAAGTTAAGGAAAAAGAAGGTAATAAATATATAACTAATCATTTGTCTCTATCCGTAGAACGTGATTATAATGTAAAATATAGTATTCAAATAGCATTGTTTAAGTCTAATAATGGTCAATTAGAAGCTGTAGATTATGATTTTCCATTATTAACACTAGATCATTATTTGATGGATAATCTTTTTTTAAATATGAATAGATTAGTGGCGGAACTAAAAGCCTTTAATAAATTTGTTTTTTCAATATCTAGACCGTATGCTTCGATATATTTAAGTTTTCTAATAACTAGATTAGATAGGGAGTTACGTTTTTCTGAAAAAAACAGGATAAATGTAAATCCTTTACATATTTTTAATATTATTCATGATATTTATAGTTTGATGCAGGTTAGTACTGATGATGGAGCAGAGAATATTCAACATATTATATATGATTTTTATAAACCAATTAGTAAGTTTAGATTATTAATAGAAAAACTTTTTGATATATGTAAACATAAAAAGATTAGTAATTTTGTACAATTTCATTTGCAAGGTCAGAAGTATATTTGTGAAGACTTTCCTGATGAGTTTTTTGTGGCAAAAAGACATTATTTTGTTATTAAGAGAAAACATGATGCGCCTAATAATGCGAGATTTGATAACAAAAATGTTATTAGAATAACAAGTATTAGTAGGAATAAGAGTATTGTTACTCTTTCTCTATCAGGACTTAAGCTCGAAGAAGTGGATACTTCTATGACTAACTTTGCTATAAGTCTTAATAATTTAGATACTCTATATGAGATTAAAAAAGGATCAGAGTGGGATTTTGTTTTAGCAGACCGAAGTGCCGTATTTTCTGCCTTTCCTGAGAGTCAAAATTTTGAGTTCTTTATTGCATTCACCTAA
- the iglC gene encoding type VI secretion system tube protein IglC: MSEIISRQTVTSGQTISVRTGTTACIGSHPNPRIFIDSLEIAGEKVDKKIVAIEGGDDVTKADDATAAASVISLTITPGSINPTISIVLGTLINSSTRVKIQEKVSDILKAGATDMKIKLGSSNKKQEYKTDDKWGITIDISNLELYPISADAFSISIEPTELMGVSKDGMRYHIISIDGLTTDKGSLPVCSAASTDKGVAKIGYIAASA, from the coding sequence ATGAGTGAGATAATATCAAGACAAACTGTAACAAGTGGTCAAACAATATCTGTGAGAACTGGGACAACAGCTTGTATAGGCTCGCATCCTAATCCTAGAATATTTATTGATTCATTAGAGATAGCAGGAGAAAAAGTAGATAAAAAAATAGTAGCTATTGAGGGTGGTGATGATGTTACTAAAGCTGATGATGCTACGGCCGCAGCTAGTGTAATATCTTTAACTATTACTCCCGGTTCTATAAATCCAACTATAAGTATTGTTTTAGGAACTTTAATAAACTCTAGTACGCGAGTAAAAATACAGGAAAAAGTTTCTGATATTTTAAAAGCAGGAGCTACTGATATGAAAATTAAGTTGGGAAGCTCTAATAAAAAGCAAGAGTATAAAACAGATGATAAATGGGGAATCACAATAGATATATCTAACCTTGAGTTATACCCTATAAGTGCGGATGCTTTTAGTATTAGTATAGAGCCAACAGAGCTTATGGGTGTTTCTAAAGATGGTATGAGATATCATATTATATCTATTGATGGACTTACAACTGATAAGGGAAGTTTACCTGTATGTAGCGCTGCTAGTACAGATAAAGGTGTAGCTAAAATAGGTTATATTGCAGCATCTGCTTAA
- a CDS encoding DotU family type IV/VI secretion system protein, whose amino-acid sequence MSDLKEIEIILEIIKKTEDVINSESYDNEQIAYYRNDVRKHVFFLQEELMEKYSDIICKYIIFPVLAYVDEKMMLIREKSNRNIQWELLHLEYYGRKDGGEYVFEIIDNITSDNIYPETCYQVMSLILHSEFYGQYYDNPYNHEFLTYKKDVDKFLKNFTNNSLVFIDSSSDKYIPTQKRNRNFLKYFLRVGIPLGLFGISVLVFLN is encoded by the coding sequence ATGTCAGATTTAAAAGAAATAGAAATCATTCTAGAAATCATTAAGAAAACAGAAGACGTTATTAATAGTGAGAGTTATGATAATGAGCAAATTGCTTATTATCGAAATGATGTAAGAAAGCATGTTTTTTTCTTACAAGAAGAACTAATGGAAAAATACAGCGATATCATTTGTAAATATATAATATTTCCAGTTCTTGCCTATGTAGATGAGAAAATGATGTTAATCCGTGAAAAATCAAATAGAAATATCCAATGGGAACTTCTCCATTTAGAGTATTATGGAAGAAAAGATGGTGGTGAATATGTTTTTGAAATAATAGATAATATTACTTCAGACAATATATACCCTGAAACATGCTATCAAGTTATGTCTTTAATTCTACATAGCGAGTTTTATGGTCAATATTATGATAATCCTTATAACCATGAATTCCTAACTTACAAAAAGGATGTTGATAAATTTTTAAAAAATTTTACAAATAATTCTTTGGTTTTTATAGATAGCTCATCTGATAAATATATACCCACACAAAAAAGAAATAGAAATTTTCTAAAATATTTTTTAAGAGTAGGGATTCCTTTAGGCCTATTCGGTATAAGTGTATTAGTATTTTTAAACTGA
- a CDS encoding SRPBCC family protein, which produces MNFLKFTVNVNTSIDINAELEDVRKIIGDFNKWKEFSPWKILDENTENHISKDGKEIGSIMSWSSKYTGEGEIELTKKVDHGFFYELRFFKPFKSKAKSLITFHSEPNATRVFWHMKTKLPIFLIFFKKIFINMIISDLDRGLKMLKALIEVGKVNSKIENSGTAEFGGQSFIGIKTENCLLKYLPGEMTRNFEKLKEFVGEKNLESAKFFSIYHSTNMKTMEFNFTTAVSFNGCESMQVVEDIYKGESPVIKALKIRHIGNWKFLGNAWKYGMVRCHGKAAIYKYNKENPSYEVYENMKDPKVTDVYISIK; this is translated from the coding sequence ATGAATTTTTTAAAGTTTACAGTTAATGTAAATACATCAATAGATATAAATGCTGAGCTAGAAGATGTTAGGAAGATTATAGGTGACTTTAATAAATGGAAAGAGTTTTCACCTTGGAAAATACTTGATGAAAATACTGAAAACCATATTAGTAAAGATGGTAAGGAAATTGGTAGTATCATGAGTTGGTCTAGTAAATATACTGGCGAAGGTGAAATCGAGTTGACGAAAAAAGTAGATCATGGTTTTTTTTATGAACTTAGATTTTTTAAACCTTTCAAATCTAAAGCGAAATCTTTGATTACATTCCATTCAGAACCTAATGCAACGAGGGTTTTTTGGCATATGAAAACGAAGTTGCCAATTTTCTTAATATTCTTTAAGAAAATCTTTATTAATATGATAATAAGTGATTTAGATAGAGGATTGAAAATGCTAAAAGCCTTAATTGAAGTTGGTAAAGTGAACTCTAAAATAGAGAATTCAGGAACGGCTGAGTTTGGTGGGCAAAGTTTTATTGGTATAAAAACAGAAAATTGTTTACTTAAATATTTACCTGGTGAAATGACTAGGAATTTTGAAAAACTTAAAGAATTTGTTGGAGAGAAGAATCTAGAGAGCGCAAAATTTTTCAGTATATATCACTCAACAAATATGAAAACTATGGAATTTAATTTTACAACTGCAGTTAGTTTTAATGGTTGTGAAAGCATGCAAGTAGTAGAAGATATTTATAAGGGTGAAAGTCCGGTTATAAAAGCTTTGAAAATTAGACATATAGGAAACTGGAAGTTTTTAGGAAATGCTTGGAAATACGGAATGGTTAGATGCCATGGTAAAGCAGCTATTTATAAATATAATAAAGAAAATCCTAGTTATGAGGTTTATGAAAATATGAAAGATCCTAAAGTTACGGATGTATATATTAGTATAAAATAG
- a CDS encoding DMT family transporter, whose translation MRGRKAIIGSFFAISASIVNGSVGVFVKNLFQMDFDYYQASFYKCVVAFFILYFICMSNAKMRREFRELLRNPVPIAICAFLGLFVLYFFETCAYQYMKVSEVVLLLMVGSVITSAILSAILLKDKLGITSIGALILALIGIFLLTDIGGEVSVQGCMIAFMSGVGYGGYLVLSRLFKMKATVPFLCLLLLFGCLFLMIPFLLYSDPVIPSSGGLADILILAIFPTILGFYFTTKALEYISSNKAQLMELSEPVFALIFSMIFLGEFLTKLQLVAMVLIIFALYLAESQIVKNILDKFKCFCYK comes from the coding sequence TTGCGAGGCAGAAAGGCGATAATCGGTAGCTTTTTTGCAATTTCAGCTTCAATAGTTAATGGTTCTGTAGGTGTTTTTGTAAAAAATTTGTTTCAAATGGATTTTGATTATTATCAGGCTTCATTTTATAAATGTGTAGTTGCTTTTTTTATTTTATATTTCATATGTATGTCAAATGCTAAAATGAGAAGAGAGTTTAGAGAGTTACTTAGAAATCCAGTACCTATAGCAATATGTGCTTTTTTAGGTTTGTTTGTATTATATTTCTTTGAGACTTGTGCATATCAATATATGAAAGTTTCGGAAGTGGTTCTTTTATTGATGGTAGGGTCGGTAATAACTTCAGCAATTCTTAGTGCAATTTTGTTAAAAGATAAGTTAGGCATTACTAGCATAGGGGCTCTTATTCTAGCGCTTATTGGGATATTTCTTCTAACTGATATTGGTGGAGAGGTTAGTGTTCAAGGCTGTATGATAGCTTTTATGAGTGGAGTTGGATATGGAGGATATTTAGTTTTATCCAGACTTTTTAAAATGAAAGCAACTGTTCCATTCTTGTGCTTACTATTATTGTTTGGTTGTTTATTTCTGATGATACCATTTTTACTTTATTCAGATCCTGTGATACCAAGTAGTGGTGGTTTGGCAGATATCTTAATATTAGCAATTTTCCCAACTATCTTAGGATTTTATTTTACAACTAAGGCATTAGAGTATATATCATCAAATAAAGCGCAATTGATGGAGTTATCTGAACCAGTTTTTGCATTAATATTCTCAATGATATTCTTAGGAGAATTCTTAACTAAATTACAGTTAGTAGCGATGGTATTAATAATCTTTGCTTTATATTTAGCAGAATCCCAGATTGTTAAGAATATTCTAGATAAGTTTAAGTGTTTTTGTTATAAGTAA
- a CDS encoding type VI secretion system protein IglI family protein yields MSELINILEDSSINTLERINPVNNLQLYAKYENAEYQAFLTKLIENVEDSNNIDIYSLFIALNSEICLNLDNLNSIPDIINKYLIFVENNFENISPKDSSQKNELSEKGINLFISVIDSNFSEISNNLEISNSFIELVIKDIESLISFFESNSIKYNKTLKQQLISTLKKVEASIVTDTSEEDNSKTIEPSKKKNLRNKADSKRQLNSSQNQNFRSHKWLTLIEKIEVLKELIENERIFETSIVYDDIQNLLVNFDPKEYFPEIFFPLYKKVAPYIKDIHKNIDLYSSSIQWSIAKKMYNIDYNEFLENYEKMPENKLINTPLAESHFYGTSSEAQDYSKEENRILSDEEAYKEDISINNKPSSKNKELSTKFKQSNQEYLDNNENNVDEDSYSYNDEGYNSKEESEEDLNKLFDF; encoded by the coding sequence ATGAGTGAACTTATAAATATTCTAGAAGACTCTTCTATAAATACTTTAGAAAGAATAAATCCAGTAAATAATTTACAGCTCTATGCTAAGTATGAAAATGCTGAGTACCAGGCTTTCTTGACAAAATTAATTGAAAATGTTGAAGACTCCAACAATATAGATATCTATAGTTTGTTTATAGCATTAAACTCAGAAATATGTCTAAATCTAGATAATCTTAACTCTATCCCAGACATTATAAACAAATATCTTATTTTTGTAGAAAATAACTTTGAAAATATCTCTCCTAAAGATAGCTCTCAAAAAAATGAATTATCTGAAAAAGGGATTAATTTATTCATTTCAGTAATAGATAGTAACTTTTCTGAGATATCTAATAACTTAGAGATATCAAACTCCTTTATAGAATTAGTTATCAAAGATATAGAAAGCCTAATAAGTTTTTTTGAAAGTAATTCGATTAAATACAATAAAACACTAAAGCAACAGCTTATTAGTACTTTAAAAAAAGTTGAAGCTTCTATAGTAACCGACACCTCTGAAGAGGATAACAGTAAAACTATAGAACCATCTAAAAAGAAAAATCTAAGAAATAAAGCGGATAGCAAGAGACAACTTAATTCGTCACAAAATCAAAACTTCCGCTCTCATAAATGGTTAACGTTAATAGAAAAAATTGAGGTTTTAAAAGAACTAATAGAAAATGAGAGAATATTTGAGACATCTATAGTTTATGATGATATCCAAAATCTACTAGTAAACTTTGATCCAAAAGAGTATTTTCCAGAGATATTTTTCCCTCTTTATAAGAAGGTAGCTCCTTATATTAAGGATATACACAAAAATATAGACCTTTACTCTAGCAGCATTCAATGGAGCATTGCTAAAAAAATGTACAATATTGATTATAATGAATTCTTAGAAAATTATGAAAAAATGCCTGAAAATAAACTTATAAATACTCCTTTGGCAGAAAGTCATTTTTATGGTACATCATCAGAAGCACAAGACTACTCTAAAGAAGAAAATAGAATTTTAAGTGATGAGGAAGCCTATAAAGAAGATATTAGTATAAATAATAAACCTTCATCTAAAAATAAAGAACTCTCCACTAAATTTAAACAATCTAATCAAGAGTATCTAGATAATAATGAAAATAATGTTGATGAAGATAGTTATTCTTATAATGATGAAGGTTATAATAGTAAGGAAGAAAGTGAGGAAGATTTGAACAAGCTATTTGATTTTTAA
- the lolD gene encoding lipoprotein-releasing ABC transporter ATP-binding protein LolD — translation MSKVVISCKNISKDYSEFKNNISILKDINLDINEGEKVAILGLSGSGKTTLLNVLGGLDKATYGEVFLMDKRFDNLSPNKRAKMRNEHLGFIYQLHHLLPEFTALENVMIPLAITKKYKKADALKLAKEILEKVGLEKRENHKPSELSGGERQRVAIARALVTKPNCILADEPTGNLDSTRSENIFRLMQELSEEYKTSFVVVTHDEDLAKKMDKIYRLVDGSLILE, via the coding sequence ATGAGTAAAGTGGTTATTAGTTGTAAGAATATTAGTAAGGATTATTCTGAATTTAAAAATAATATCTCAATATTAAAAGATATTAATTTAGATATTAATGAAGGTGAAAAGGTTGCTATTTTAGGTTTGTCTGGATCCGGTAAAACTACTTTACTAAATGTACTTGGTGGATTAGATAAGGCAACATATGGAGAAGTCTTTTTGATGGATAAAAGGTTTGACAATCTATCTCCAAATAAAAGGGCGAAGATGAGGAATGAGCATTTGGGTTTTATTTATCAGTTACACCATTTGTTACCAGAATTTACAGCTTTAGAAAATGTAATGATTCCACTAGCAATAACTAAAAAATACAAAAAAGCTGATGCGTTAAAATTAGCAAAAGAAATTTTAGAAAAAGTGGGTCTTGAGAAGAGAGAAAATCATAAGCCGTCTGAACTTTCTGGTGGTGAAAGACAGAGAGTGGCAATTGCTAGAGCTTTGGTTACAAAGCCAAATTGTATATTAGCAGATGAGCCTACTGGAAATTTAGACTCAACAAGATCAGAAAATATTTTTAGATTAATGCAAGAATTAAGTGAGGAGTATAAGACTAGTTTTGTAGTAGTTACTCATGATGAAGATCTTGCTAAGAAAATGGATAAAATTTATAGATTAGTAGATGGTTCACTAATCCTAGAATAA